One stretch of Halobaculum marinum DNA includes these proteins:
- a CDS encoding mRNA surveillance protein pelota, giving the protein MRIDSRGRGEEGRERLTVVPETTDDLWHLSHVLEPGDFVEADTTRRVTRDDDQLRDKGGEREHMRVTIEVEDVEFARFANRLRVGGVIVGCSREDEIGHHHTLNVEERTNLTIEKHFQPDQIERIEEAEEATGAPDVAIATVEEGAAYIHTVQQYGTEEYASFTKPTGKGEFARPRDELFDELGSALSHLDAEAVILAGPGFTKNDANDYIDEHYRDLSDQISVVDTSAAGDRGVHEVLKRGAVDDVQRETRIAREAELIDELTERIAQGAKATYGVNETMEAAEFGAIETLLIVDDRLRAERQGEGDWDIDVNDLVSTAEQKGGDVVVFSGEFAPGQQLRNLGGVAALLRYRLQ; this is encoded by the coding sequence ATGCGAATCGACTCGCGCGGCCGCGGCGAGGAGGGGCGCGAGCGCCTGACGGTCGTCCCCGAGACGACGGACGACCTGTGGCACCTCTCGCACGTCCTCGAACCGGGCGACTTCGTCGAGGCGGACACGACCCGCCGGGTCACCCGCGACGACGACCAACTGCGCGACAAAGGCGGCGAGCGCGAGCACATGCGCGTCACCATCGAGGTGGAGGACGTGGAGTTCGCCCGCTTCGCCAATCGCCTGCGCGTCGGCGGCGTCATCGTGGGCTGCTCGCGAGAGGACGAAATCGGGCACCACCACACGCTCAACGTCGAGGAGCGCACGAACCTCACCATCGAGAAGCACTTCCAGCCAGACCAGATCGAGCGGATCGAGGAGGCCGAGGAGGCCACTGGCGCACCGGACGTGGCCATCGCCACCGTCGAGGAGGGCGCCGCGTACATCCACACCGTCCAGCAGTACGGCACCGAGGAGTACGCCAGTTTCACCAAGCCGACCGGGAAGGGTGAGTTCGCCCGCCCCCGCGACGAACTGTTCGACGAACTCGGGTCGGCGCTGTCGCACCTCGACGCCGAGGCGGTGATCCTCGCCGGACCGGGGTTCACGAAGAACGACGCCAACGACTACATCGACGAGCACTACCGCGATCTGAGCGACCAGATCAGCGTCGTCGACACCTCCGCCGCGGGCGACCGCGGGGTCCACGAGGTGCTCAAGCGCGGCGCCGTCGACGACGTGCAGCGGGAGACGCGAATCGCCCGAGAGGCGGAACTCATCGACGAACTCACCGAGCGCATCGCGCAGGGCGCGAAGGCGACCTACGGCGTGAACGAGACGATGGAGGCCGCGGAGTTCGGCGCCATCGAGACGCTGCTCATCGTCGACGACCGCCTCCGCGCCGAGCGCCAGGGCGAGGGCGACTGGGACATCGACGTGAACGACCTCGTCTCGACGGCAGAGCAGAAAGGCGGCGACGTGGTCGTCTTCTCCGGCGAGTTCGCACCCGGGCAACAACTGCGCAACCTCGGCGGCGTCGCCGCGCTGCTGCGGTACCGACTCCAGTAG
- a CDS encoding MFS transporter, translated as MAPRPRRSCVNRNDRSIVGLTMLAHGMVHTYELSIPIFIPIWLAEFDVVSLGSTEVAVTSATLGLLVTVGYGLFGLGALPGGVLVDRVGSRRLITACLVGMASSFLLLGLAPGLIAITLAMVVWGISASVYHPAGLALLSKGVEERGTGFAYHGIAGNLGIGLGPLLTAIMLLFLGWQTVAMVLAAPALLAAAYAVRASFDETAAVEPATDGGEGGDSKADAGVDSFAEFVSESRVLFTGSFALVFLVVMLSGLYYRGILTFMPELLQSFPGFEPVAISSLLPGGLGDVVGGSGGQTLSPANYVYSGLLMIGVLGQYAGGKLTDRMPVERGLMLGYGLLGVLAVLFLPIANLGFVPFLAFGAVLGVALFVVQPFYQATVAEYTPAGTRGLSYGYTYLGVFGVGALGGAIAGAILTYANEQVLFAVLAAFGFLAGGIGLVLSRR; from the coding sequence ATGGCTCCGCGCCCGCGTCGTTCGTGTGTGAACCGGAACGACAGATCCATCGTCGGACTGACGATGCTGGCCCACGGGATGGTCCACACCTACGAGCTGTCGATCCCTATCTTCATCCCGATCTGGCTGGCCGAGTTCGACGTGGTATCGCTCGGGTCGACCGAGGTGGCGGTCACGTCCGCGACGCTCGGTCTGCTCGTCACCGTCGGCTACGGACTGTTCGGACTCGGCGCGCTCCCCGGCGGCGTGCTCGTCGACCGCGTCGGGTCACGTCGACTCATCACGGCCTGCCTCGTCGGGATGGCGAGTTCCTTCCTCCTACTGGGGCTCGCTCCGGGATTAATCGCCATCACGCTGGCGATGGTCGTGTGGGGTATCTCCGCGTCGGTGTACCACCCTGCGGGCCTCGCGCTGCTGTCGAAGGGCGTCGAGGAGCGCGGGACCGGCTTCGCCTACCACGGCATCGCGGGCAACCTCGGAATCGGGCTGGGCCCCCTCCTCACGGCGATCATGCTGCTGTTCCTCGGCTGGCAGACGGTCGCGATGGTGCTGGCGGCGCCGGCGTTGCTCGCGGCGGCGTACGCGGTCCGCGCGAGCTTCGACGAGACGGCGGCGGTCGAACCTGCCACCGACGGCGGCGAGGGCGGCGACTCCAAGGCGGACGCCGGCGTCGACTCGTTCGCGGAGTTCGTCTCGGAGTCGCGCGTCCTGTTCACGGGGAGCTTCGCGCTCGTGTTCCTCGTCGTGATGCTGTCCGGCCTCTACTACCGCGGCATCCTCACGTTCATGCCGGAACTCCTGCAGAGCTTCCCGGGCTTCGAGCCGGTCGCCATCTCGTCGCTCCTCCCGGGCGGCCTCGGTGACGTGGTCGGCGGTTCGGGCGGCCAGACGCTGTCGCCGGCGAACTACGTCTACTCTGGCCTCCTGATGATCGGCGTCCTCGGCCAGTACGCGGGCGGGAAGCTCACCGACCGGATGCCCGTCGAGCGCGGCCTGATGCTCGGCTACGGGCTGCTCGGCGTGCTCGCGGTGTTGTTCCTCCCGATCGCGAACCTCGGGTTCGTGCCGTTCCTCGCGTTCGGCGCGGTGCTGGGAGTCGCCCTGTTCGTCGTCCAACCGTTCTACCAGGCGACGGTCGCGGAGTACACCCCCGCCGGGACGCGCGGCCTGTCGTACGGCTACACCTACCTCGGCGTGTTCGGCGTCGGCGCGCTCGGCGGCGCCATCGCCGGGGCCATCCTGACGTACGCGAACGAGCAGGTGCTGTTCGCCGTCCTCGCCGCGTTCGGCTTCCTCGCGGGCGGGATCGGGCTGGTGTTGTCGCGGCGGTAA
- a CDS encoding ornithine cyclodeaminase family protein, which yields MTETLFLRSDDVVGLAEPAAYVEAVRDAYRQVGEGAPADPRTKLVNEEPPGFLTTYAAVLPETGAMGGYTYSAGFGERDAWFMTPLFDAESGEPLALLDGASMNPFKTGAAGAVGVDALAREDATSLAIIGSGAQAKGQLRATATVRDLETVWVYSPTKENREAFAGDMNPELDASVAAVASAAAAIEDADIVITATNASEPVFDGEALEPGTHVTAMGQYDPSKRELDHATIERATYVPDLRARALQDAGSFLSAVEAGVVDEDHVHAELGEVVAGVEPGRTSDTEITVFDSGGTGIETVAAAYLLYERALEEDLGQPIDFAPASEALTGE from the coding sequence ATGACCGAGACCCTGTTCCTGCGGAGCGACGATGTCGTCGGGCTCGCAGAGCCCGCCGCGTACGTCGAGGCCGTCCGCGACGCCTACCGCCAAGTCGGTGAGGGCGCACCCGCTGACCCGCGAACGAAACTCGTGAACGAGGAGCCGCCGGGCTTTCTCACCACCTACGCCGCGGTGCTCCCCGAGACGGGTGCGATGGGCGGGTACACCTACTCGGCGGGCTTCGGCGAGCGCGACGCGTGGTTCATGACGCCGCTGTTCGACGCCGAGTCGGGCGAACCGCTCGCACTGCTCGACGGCGCCTCGATGAACCCGTTCAAGACCGGTGCGGCGGGCGCGGTGGGCGTCGACGCGCTCGCTCGTGAGGACGCCACGTCGCTGGCGATCATCGGCTCAGGGGCGCAGGCGAAGGGACAACTCCGAGCGACGGCGACCGTCCGCGACCTGGAGACGGTGTGGGTGTACTCGCCGACGAAGGAGAACCGCGAGGCGTTCGCGGGCGACATGAACCCCGAGTTGGACGCCTCCGTCGCCGCCGTCGCCAGCGCCGCGGCGGCCATCGAAGACGCCGACATCGTGATCACGGCGACGAACGCGAGCGAACCGGTGTTCGACGGCGAGGCGTTAGAGCCGGGCACCCACGTCACGGCGATGGGGCAGTACGACCCCAGCAAGCGCGAGTTGGACCACGCGACGATCGAGCGGGCGACGTACGTTCCCGACTTGCGGGCGCGCGCGCTCCAGGACGCCGGCTCGTTCCTCTCGGCGGTGGAGGCCGGCGTCGTCGACGAGGACCACGTGCACGCCGAGTTGGGCGAGGTCGTCGCCGGCGTCGAACCCGGGCGGACGAGCGATACTGAGATCACCGTGTTCGACTCCGGCGGGACGGGAATCGAGACGGTCGCGGCAGCGTACCTCCTGTACGAGCGCGCGCTGGAGGAGGACTTGGGGCAGCCCATCGACTTCGCCCCCGCGAGCGAGGCGTTGACCGGGGAGTAG
- the rqcH gene encoding ribosome rescue protein RqcH, giving the protein MDPKTEMTSVDLAALVGELSRYEGAKVDKVYLYGDDLVRFKLRDYDRGRVELLVETGDVKRCHVADPAHVPDAPGRPPEFAKTLRSRLAGGELADVAQYEFDRILTFDFDRPDATTRVVAELFGEGNVAVLDETGEVQRSLETIRLKSRTVAPGSQYEYPQSRVNPFDVRYEVVEARMKESDTDVVRTLATQLNMGGLYAEEFCTRAGVEKTMSIEDAGEDQFRAIFDAIQRMGERLRSGDLDPRVYLEDGEVVDVTPLPLEERDGLEAEAYDDFNAALDAYFHRLDLTEDEEVDDAPDFEAEIAKKQRIIDQQEGAIDDFDERAQAEREKAEAVYAHYDLVADVLSTIQGAREQGRSWDEIDETFLEGADRGIPEAEAVQGVDGSQGTVDIDLDGTVVTLEAQTGPEKNADRLYKEAKRIEEKKEGALAAIENTREELEAVKKRKEAWKRDDGDDGDGDDGDEDEDADDDHEDTDWLSRPSVPVRNRDHWYDRFRWFETSDGFLVIGGRNADQNEELVKNYMEGRDLFCHAQAHGGPVTIIKATDPSEAARDVTIPEQSRKEAAQFAVSYSSVWKDGRGAGDAYVVTPDQVSKTPESGEYIEKGGFVIRGERDYYRDMPAEVAVGVQVEGETRVIGGPPSAVEPRAETTLRLTPGQFAQNDAAMKCYRLLKDRFADQSFVRKVASADLIQEFLPPGESDVHEG; this is encoded by the coding sequence ATGGACCCGAAAACCGAGATGACGAGCGTCGACCTCGCGGCCCTCGTCGGGGAACTCTCCCGCTACGAGGGCGCGAAGGTGGACAAGGTCTACCTCTACGGCGACGACCTCGTCCGCTTCAAACTCCGCGACTACGACCGCGGACGGGTCGAACTCCTCGTCGAGACGGGCGACGTGAAGCGGTGCCACGTCGCCGACCCCGCGCACGTCCCCGACGCACCGGGACGCCCCCCGGAGTTCGCCAAGACGCTCCGCTCGCGGCTCGCGGGCGGCGAATTGGCGGACGTGGCCCAGTACGAGTTCGACCGCATCCTCACGTTCGACTTCGACCGCCCAGACGCCACCACGCGGGTCGTCGCCGAACTGTTCGGCGAGGGCAACGTCGCGGTGCTCGACGAGACGGGCGAGGTCCAGCGCAGTCTGGAGACGATCCGCCTGAAGTCGCGCACGGTCGCGCCGGGCAGCCAGTACGAGTACCCCCAGTCGCGGGTCAACCCCTTCGACGTGCGCTACGAGGTCGTCGAGGCGCGGATGAAGGAGTCGGACACAGACGTGGTGCGCACGCTCGCGACCCAACTGAACATGGGCGGCCTGTACGCCGAGGAGTTCTGCACCCGTGCGGGCGTCGAGAAGACGATGAGCATCGAAGACGCCGGGGAGGACCAATTCCGCGCGATCTTCGACGCGATCCAGCGGATGGGCGAGCGCCTCCGCTCGGGCGACCTCGATCCCCGCGTGTACCTAGAGGACGGCGAGGTCGTCGACGTGACGCCGCTCCCGCTGGAGGAGCGCGACGGCCTCGAAGCCGAGGCGTACGACGACTTCAACGCCGCGCTCGACGCGTACTTCCACCGCCTCGACCTCACGGAGGACGAGGAGGTCGACGACGCGCCCGACTTCGAGGCGGAGATCGCCAAGAAGCAGCGCATCATCGACCAGCAGGAGGGCGCCATCGACGACTTCGACGAACGCGCGCAGGCCGAACGCGAGAAGGCCGAGGCCGTGTACGCCCACTACGACCTCGTCGCCGACGTGCTCTCGACGATCCAGGGCGCCCGCGAGCAGGGCCGCTCGTGGGACGAGATCGACGAGACGTTCCTCGAAGGCGCCGACCGCGGTATCCCGGAGGCCGAGGCCGTGCAGGGCGTCGACGGCTCGCAGGGCACCGTCGATATCGACCTCGACGGGACGGTCGTCACGCTGGAGGCGCAGACCGGCCCCGAGAAGAACGCCGACCGTCTCTACAAGGAGGCCAAACGCATCGAGGAGAAGAAGGAGGGCGCGCTCGCGGCCATCGAGAACACCCGCGAGGAGCTCGAAGCCGTCAAGAAGCGCAAGGAGGCGTGGAAGCGCGACGACGGCGACGACGGCGACGGCGACGACGGCGACGAAGACGAGGACGCGGACGATGACCACGAGGACACCGACTGGCTCTCGCGCCCGTCTGTCCCCGTGCGCAACCGCGACCACTGGTACGACCGCTTCCGCTGGTTCGAGACGAGCGACGGCTTCCTCGTCATCGGCGGGCGCAACGCCGACCAGAACGAGGAACTGGTGAAGAACTACATGGAGGGCCGGGACTTGTTCTGCCACGCGCAGGCCCACGGCGGCCCGGTGACGATCATCAAGGCGACCGACCCCTCGGAGGCCGCCCGCGACGTGACCATCCCCGAACAGTCGCGCAAGGAGGCCGCCCAGTTCGCGGTCTCCTACTCCTCCGTCTGGAAGGACGGGCGCGGCGCCGGCGACGCGTACGTCGTCACCCCCGATCAGGTGTCGAAGACGCCGGAGTCGGGCGAGTACATCGAGAAGGGTGGGTTCGTGATCCGCGGGGAGCGCGACTACTATCGCGACATGCCCGCCGAGGTCGCCGTCGGCGTCCAGGTGGAGGGTGAGACGCGGGTGATCGGCGGGCCGCCGAGCGCCGTCGAGCCGCGCGCGGAGACGACGCTCCGACTCACACCCGGGCAGTTCGCGCAGAACGACGCCGCGATGAAGTGTTACCGCCTGCTGAAAGACCGCTTCGCCGACCAGTCGTTCGTCCGCAAGGTCGCCTCCGCCGACCTGATCCAGGAGTTCCTCCCACCGGGCGAGAGCGACGTCCACGAGGGATAA
- a CDS encoding mechanosensitive ion channel family protein, whose translation MRRSIGYVSLALAVAAGVTAGVVRATRPLADLSVPALGTTPADDLAATALLAVAVVLAANGAYFVTYGFAVRRATKRRAHDLRNVLRLAFGALALAGVLGVLTDNWVGLLVSLGVVGFAVTFALQQPLLSLVGWFYLMLKRPYTVGDRVQMGEVRGDVIEVDFFVTTLWEINGPLVSSNQPSGRVVTVPNSQVLSSEVVNFAGVGFPYVWNELSVQVAYETELEFARELMATVADDYLGDEMADAIDQYRDRLAETAVELEVAERPSVNVVQQESWVELRLRYLVHHRRATRVRNDLYERVLAAFNDEPDRVDFPLGRNR comes from the coding sequence GTGCGACGATCTATCGGCTACGTCTCGCTCGCGCTCGCGGTCGCGGCGGGCGTCACCGCGGGCGTGGTTCGTGCGACGAGGCCGTTGGCCGACCTGTCCGTCCCGGCGCTCGGGACGACTCCGGCCGACGATCTGGCGGCGACGGCGCTGTTGGCGGTGGCAGTCGTGTTGGCGGCCAACGGCGCCTACTTCGTGACGTACGGCTTCGCGGTCCGCCGGGCGACGAAACGGCGCGCCCACGACCTGCGGAACGTCCTCCGCCTCGCGTTCGGTGCGTTGGCGTTGGCGGGCGTGCTCGGCGTCCTCACGGACAACTGGGTGGGGCTCCTCGTGTCGCTCGGCGTGGTCGGGTTCGCGGTCACGTTCGCGCTCCAACAGCCGCTCCTCTCGCTCGTCGGGTGGTTCTACCTCATGCTCAAGCGACCGTACACCGTCGGCGACCGCGTCCAGATGGGCGAGGTTCGCGGTGACGTGATCGAGGTCGACTTCTTCGTCACGACGCTGTGGGAGATCAACGGCCCGCTCGTCTCCTCGAACCAGCCGTCCGGCCGCGTCGTCACGGTCCCGAACAGCCAAGTGCTCTCCTCGGAGGTGGTGAACTTCGCGGGCGTCGGCTTCCCGTACGTCTGGAACGAACTGTCGGTGCAGGTCGCCTACGAGACGGAACTCGAGTTCGCCCGCGAGCTGATGGCGACCGTCGCCGACGACTACCTCGGCGACGAGATGGCCGACGCCATCGACCAGTACCGCGACCGCCTCGCCGAGACGGCGGTCGAGTTGGAGGTCGCCGAACGCCCCTCCGTCAACGTCGTCCAACAGGAGTCGTGGGTGGAGCTTCGACTCCGCTACCTCGTCCACCACCGGCGGGCGACGCGCGTTCGCAACGACCTCTACGAGCGCGTGCTCGCCGCGTTCAACGACGAACCCGACCGCGTCGACTTCCCGCTGGGCCGCAATCGCTGA
- a CDS encoding DUF5785 family protein: MSTHDWPHDPDGEQGSEGRRKYGHAVFVKKVDEEDDFPLRAGDYREEFADHPIRLDADTVISVEDVFQHIDDDTEFDDIVAFHKAIGATMRDNGYWTYEGADAFTRTRG, encoded by the coding sequence ATGAGTACGCACGACTGGCCTCACGACCCCGACGGCGAGCAGGGCAGCGAAGGTCGCCGCAAGTACGGCCACGCGGTGTTCGTGAAGAAGGTTGACGAGGAGGACGACTTCCCGCTGCGGGCCGGCGACTACCGCGAGGAGTTCGCCGACCACCCCATCCGCCTCGACGCTGACACCGTCATCTCGGTCGAAGACGTGTTCCAGCACATCGACGACGACACCGAGTTCGACGACATCGTCGCGTTCCACAAGGCCATCGGGGCCACGATGCGCGACAACGGCTACTGGACGTACGAGGGCGCCGACGCGTTCACCCGCACCCGCGGATAA
- the udk gene encoding uridine kinase: MTYPSFVVGIAGGTGAGKTTVSRLITESVSDSVTRIPLDNYYRDLSHLELAEREQVNYDHPEAFEWDLLRDHLETLLSGGSVEMPKYDFEIHNREEETITVEPTDVIVVEGILALYDEEINEMLDLRLYVETDADVRILRRIERDVVDRGRDLEGVIDQYLSTVKPMHEQFIEPTKKHADLIIPEGANRMAINLLEEKLQNEVDGEAARTWEREDFEREIGGRTARRAPDTE, from the coding sequence ATGACCTACCCCTCGTTCGTCGTCGGCATCGCCGGGGGGACCGGCGCCGGCAAGACGACCGTCTCGCGGCTCATCACCGAGAGCGTCTCCGACTCGGTGACGCGGATCCCGCTCGACAACTACTACCGCGACCTCTCGCACCTGGAGTTGGCCGAGCGCGAACAGGTGAACTACGACCACCCGGAGGCGTTCGAGTGGGACCTCCTGCGCGACCACCTGGAGACGCTCCTGTCGGGCGGCAGCGTGGAGATGCCGAAGTACGACTTCGAGATCCACAACCGCGAGGAGGAGACGATCACGGTCGAGCCGACCGACGTGATCGTCGTCGAGGGGATCCTCGCGCTGTACGACGAGGAGATCAACGAGATGCTCGACTTGCGCCTGTACGTTGAGACGGACGCGGACGTGCGCATCCTCCGGCGCATCGAGCGCGACGTGGTCGACCGAGGGCGCGACCTGGAGGGCGTGATCGACCAGTACCTCTCGACGGTGAAGCCGATGCACGAGCAGTTCATCGAGCCGACGAAGAAGCACGCCGACCTGATCATCCCCGAGGGCGCCAACCGGATGGCGATCAACCTCCTCGAGGAGAAACTCCAGAACGAGGTCGACGGCGAGGCCGCGCGCACGTGGGAGCGCGAGGACTTCGAGCGCGAAATCGGCGGTCGCACGGCGCGCCGGGCGCCTGACACCGAGTGA
- a CDS encoding GNAT family N-acetyltransferase codes for MADDDRADGSLAPADADWTVTVVDTASDWDAVVDLRMRVFVDEQGVPEELELDDHDDDPLDSAVDHLLVRDADGRAVAVARLRAVDGAAYGASADRVAKVERVVVARDRRGEGWGARVMRAVEARARERNLSEAVLHAQTQAAGFYERLGYAVDDAVGVFEEDGIDHVRMRRSL; via the coding sequence ATGGCTGACGACGACCGGGCCGACGGGAGCCTCGCGCCCGCCGACGCAGACTGGACGGTCACAGTCGTGGACACCGCGAGCGACTGGGACGCCGTGGTCGACCTGCGCATGCGCGTGTTCGTCGACGAACAGGGCGTCCCCGAGGAACTGGAACTTGACGACCACGACGACGACCCACTCGACTCCGCCGTGGACCACCTGCTCGTGCGCGACGCCGACGGGCGCGCCGTCGCGGTCGCGCGCCTCCGCGCCGTCGACGGCGCGGCGTACGGCGCGTCAGCCGACCGTGTCGCGAAGGTCGAACGCGTCGTCGTCGCGCGCGACCGACGCGGCGAGGGGTGGGGAGCGCGCGTGATGCGGGCGGTCGAGGCGCGAGCGCGCGAGCGCAACCTCTCCGAGGCGGTGTTGCACGCGCAGACGCAGGCGGCGGGCTTCTACGAGCGACTCGGCTACGCCGTCGACGACGCGGTCGGCGTGTTCGAGGAGGACGGCATCGACCACGTTCGGATGCGCAGGTCGCTGTAG
- a CDS encoding MFS transporter: MSIPRRYRRHLMWGTLAFGFLFVNFFRNSTAVLAGDLAAVFDATAAELGLLHSSFFYIYAAAQLPSGLLVDRYGPRRVVAVGLGGMGVGVALFAAADSFAMGFAARFLAGLSGAAIYVAVLRFCANWYAPEEFATMTGFTIAAAGVGGVLATTPLAVAAGAAGWRAVLYASAGGVFLAAVAVAVFVRDRPANVADRPAGADSGSDTDSFREVLAGARRVLADVDTWLMGVMLFLIFGLNFTVIGLWGVPYIVNLYEVPVSTASTAVLAANVGFALGSPAFGALSDRTGRRTEVILGSCVVFLLAYGVIFLTVTPPLVVVGAVLFVGMGITGGASVAYTVAKERHAGDSGAATGTINGMAYFGAAVFPAVLGAVLDAYWTGAVVDGARAYSAQGYRVAFGVVVAGGVLAVVCAAALHVRVRRREAAGTTTSSTLGDD; the protein is encoded by the coding sequence ATGAGTATCCCGCGCCGCTATCGCCGCCACCTCATGTGGGGGACGCTCGCGTTCGGCTTCCTCTTCGTCAACTTCTTCCGGAACTCGACGGCGGTGCTCGCGGGCGACCTCGCCGCGGTGTTCGACGCCACCGCCGCGGAACTGGGGCTCCTCCACTCGTCGTTCTTCTACATCTACGCCGCCGCCCAACTCCCGTCGGGGCTGCTCGTCGACCGCTACGGCCCCCGTCGCGTCGTCGCGGTGGGTCTGGGTGGGATGGGCGTGGGTGTCGCACTGTTCGCCGCCGCCGACAGTTTCGCGATGGGCTTTGCCGCGCGCTTCCTCGCGGGCCTGAGCGGCGCGGCCATCTACGTTGCGGTGCTGCGGTTCTGCGCGAACTGGTACGCCCCCGAGGAGTTCGCGACGATGACCGGGTTCACCATCGCCGCCGCGGGCGTCGGCGGCGTGCTGGCGACGACGCCGCTGGCGGTGGCCGCCGGCGCCGCTGGCTGGCGCGCGGTCCTGTACGCCTCGGCTGGCGGCGTGTTCCTCGCAGCCGTCGCCGTGGCCGTGTTCGTCCGCGACCGCCCGGCGAACGTCGCGGACCGCCCCGCCGGCGCCGACTCCGGGAGCGACACCGACTCGTTCCGAGAGGTGCTCGCGGGTGCCCGCCGCGTGCTCGCTGACGTGGACACGTGGCTGATGGGTGTGATGCTGTTCCTCATCTTCGGGCTCAACTTCACGGTGATCGGGTTGTGGGGCGTCCCCTACATCGTGAACCTCTACGAGGTGCCCGTCTCGACGGCTTCGACGGCGGTGTTGGCCGCGAACGTCGGCTTCGCGCTCGGGTCGCCCGCCTTCGGCGCGCTGTCGGATCGCACCGGCCGGCGGACGGAGGTGATCCTCGGCTCCTGTGTGGTGTTCTTACTCGCGTACGGTGTCATCTTCCTCACCGTGACGCCGCCGCTGGTCGTCGTGGGGGCCGTGCTGTTCGTGGGGATGGGCATCACCGGCGGCGCCTCGGTGGCGTACACGGTCGCCAAAGAACGCCACGCGGGCGACAGCGGCGCCGCGACGGGGACGATCAACGGGATGGCGTACTTCGGGGCGGCAGTGTTCCCGGCGGTCCTCGGGGCCGTCCTCGACGCCTACTGGACCGGCGCGGTCGTCGACGGCGCCCGAGCGTACTCGGCGCAGGGCTACCGCGTCGCCTTCGGCGTCGTCGTCGCCGGCGGCGTGCTCGCCGTGGTGTGTGCGGCGGCGCTCCACGTCCGGGTGCGTCGTCGCGAGGCGGCGGGGACGACCACGTCGTCGACGCTCGGCGACGACTGA
- a CDS encoding DUF4013 domain-containing protein, producing MLEDALRYPLNNDDWLATLVIGGLLILTSPLVVPALVLQGYLLRVLRMAVAGEDAAPSFTDWGALIVDGIKLLIVQFVFALVLLVPFGVLFTVVLGGGALIGGDAGAATFGAGAFILAGLLIVGSLLIGYVTPAALTNMAVKGELSAAFEFSVIRTAVFSTDYLVGVLLGAVLAAVIGTVAFIPPIIIGFMIVLFYAQVVSYYCFGRGFAEATGVGRAGDTATATATTTDTL from the coding sequence ATGCTAGAGGACGCGCTTCGGTACCCGCTGAACAACGACGACTGGCTCGCGACGCTGGTCATCGGTGGTCTGTTGATCCTGACGAGTCCGCTGGTGGTTCCCGCCCTCGTCCTCCAAGGCTACCTGCTCCGTGTCCTCCGCATGGCGGTCGCCGGAGAGGACGCCGCCCCGTCGTTCACCGACTGGGGAGCGTTGATCGTCGACGGGATCAAGCTCCTCATCGTGCAGTTCGTGTTCGCGTTGGTGCTGCTGGTGCCGTTCGGCGTTCTGTTTACCGTCGTCCTCGGTGGCGGCGCGCTCATCGGCGGTGACGCGGGGGCGGCGACGTTCGGGGCCGGGGCGTTCATCCTGGCCGGACTACTGATTGTCGGGTCGCTCCTCATCGGGTACGTGACCCCCGCAGCGTTGACCAACATGGCCGTCAAGGGGGAACTGAGCGCAGCGTTCGAGTTCTCCGTGATCCGAACCGCTGTGTTCTCGACCGACTACCTGGTCGGTGTCCTCCTCGGCGCCGTCCTCGCGGCCGTCATCGGGACGGTGGCGTTCATCCCGCCGATCATCATCGGGTTCATGATCGTGTTGTTCTACGCGCAGGTCGTCTCGTACTACTGCTTCGGTCGCGGCTTCGCAGAGGCGACCGGCGTGGGGCGAGCGGGCGACACTGCCACCGCCACCGCGACGACGACCGACACGCTGTAA
- a CDS encoding DUF4013 domain-containing protein encodes MIEQALRFPFGTGDDRGAATEALVVGGGLHVLAAFVPLVPLIPVMGYLVRVLGAAGDAEDPGRLPTFRSPVSLLRDGLVGCLLALVFLLVPVVLLVVTVGGALSGGAVGGPLDPRTPIGYGATLIGGTVTLLLAVAIVYPLPAVLAGYARADGELGTVARVRAAFSRRRLWASVTSARYFYAWTVGVVLLLLGAGLASAGTRFTRLLGFFGLFYLEVATAAAWSRGIGGND; translated from the coding sequence GTGATCGAGCAGGCGCTCCGGTTCCCGTTCGGCACCGGCGACGACCGCGGCGCGGCGACGGAGGCACTCGTCGTCGGCGGCGGCCTCCACGTGCTGGCGGCGTTCGTCCCACTCGTGCCGCTGATCCCGGTGATGGGCTACCTCGTGCGCGTCCTCGGTGCCGCAGGAGACGCCGAGGACCCCGGTAGACTGCCGACGTTCCGGTCGCCGGTGAGCCTCCTCCGTGACGGCCTCGTCGGCTGTCTGCTCGCCCTCGTGTTCCTGCTCGTACCGGTCGTCCTCCTCGTCGTCACCGTCGGGGGTGCGCTGTCGGGCGGGGCCGTCGGCGGACCGCTCGACCCGCGGACACCGATCGGCTACGGCGCGACGCTGATCGGCGGGACCGTCACGCTCCTCCTCGCGGTCGCCATCGTCTACCCGCTCCCGGCGGTGCTGGCGGGGTACGCCCGCGCGGACGGTGAGCTCGGCACCGTCGCGCGAGTGCGGGCGGCGTTCTCGCGGCGGCGACTGTGGGCGAGCGTCACGAGCGCCCGCTACTTCTACGCGTGGACTGTCGGCGTCGTGCTCCTGCTGCTCGGTGCGGGACTCGCGAGCGCCGGGACGCGCTTCACGCGCCTGCTCGGCTTCTTCGGACTGTTCTACCTCGAGGTCGCCACCGCCGCGGCGTGGTCCCGCGGGATCGGTGGAAACGATTAA